ACTGCGGCAGCGGAGCCGGACAGAGGCACCACCACCGTGATGGCGCTCGTCTCGACTGAGCCCGAAAGCGCGAACCCGGAAACTCTCGCGCTGCCCGTGACGGAGCCCGCGGCGAGCGGAGTGTAGGTGAGTTCGAACGCAGCGGTCACTCCCGGATTGGTGACCGCGCCGGCGGTCCCGAAGGAGGAGGCCGTGACCTTCACGCCCGGCAGCGGATTGCCGGCCGAGTCGACGATGGTGATGTTGTCTGTCGAGAAACGGATCGGCAGCACCCCGTCGACAGTCAGGGTGACGTCTTTCGTGGCGAAGCTGCCGACGCTGACGGTCCCGAAGTCGGCCGAGGTGCCACCACCCGAGGTCGTCGCCGTGAAATGGGCGGGGTCGGTCGCGATCGATGTTCCCTTGAAAGTGATCGACAGGTTCTTCGTGGTGTTGTCGGCCTGATCGGTCACCACCAGCGTCACCGGAACAGTGGAAACCGTTCCGACCGCGGGCACGGTGTAGTTCACCTTGAACGTGCCATGTCCGTTCTTCGGTATGACCGTCAGCGCGGAGAAGCTCCCGGCGGTCACGGTGAACGGGCCGGTCAGGGCAGTCAGGGGCGCGGGGTCGATCGCAATCGAATCGTCACCGCCGTTCTGGATGTCGAACTCCTTGATCTGCACCGTACCCGCTTTCGCGAAACCGAAATCCGGGTTACCCGACGCGAAGAACACGTCGAACGCGGCAGCGTTGGCGGGGGCAGCAGTCACACCGCCGACGAAGGCGAAAGACCCGAGCACCGCGAGAGTGGCGAGGGCCCGTCGGCCGAGACCGGACAGAGGTGTGGGGGCGCGTAGGGTCATCGTTTCTCAGCTCTCGTGAAAGTAGTGATTTACCCTCAGGATAGTCATAAAGCGAAGAAAACTCAAACCACATGGTCAGACCGCGCGGTCCTCCAGCCCCCAGGGCTGGCCATAGCCGCCCTCCTCGACCGGCAGCGCACGCCCAACCCACCGTTGCCCGGGCCCACACGCTGACAAATGCCGGAATCTCCTTCGACCCGCGCCGTGCGCCGCAGGTCGAAGGAGGCGAGTGTTACCACACGGTGGTGGCCGGAGTGAACGTCGTCCTCAGCTGACACCGCATCCCGGTTGGGCTTCGGTCTCCGTGACCGTTTTTCTGGCGGATGTTGGCGACGTGAACATCGCCGATCCAGATCTCTTCTGCGTCTTTGCCCGTGTTGTCAACCTTGTCTGCACCCTACGCGTTGTTCGCTCGGCGTCGACGTGTCACGGTCAGGCCGGCCAGGGCCCCGAACCCGAGCAGCCCGACCATCGCGCCCAGACCGACGATTCCGGCGACGGGCGCTCCCGTCTCAGCCAGCGATCCCGTTCCGGTCCCGGGTCGCGGCGCGACGACCGCCGCGGTCGACGCCGTGGTGCCGGTCACCGTGGGAAGAGGTGTGACGGTCGCACCGGGGCTAGCGGGCGCGGTCGTGGGTGGCGTGGTCGGGGTGATTGCGGCCGCGGAGCCGGACAGAGGCACGACGACCGTGATGGCGCTCGTCTCGACCGAGCCCGAAACCGCGGACTCGGAAACTCTGGCGCTGCCCGTCGAAACCGCGAACCCGGAAACTCTCGCACTGCCCGTGAAGGAGCCCGCGGCGAGCGGACTGTAGGTGAGTTCGAACGCAGCCGTTACTCCCGGATTGGTGACCGCACCGGCGGTCCCGAAGGAGGAGGCCGTGACCTTCACGCTCGGCAGCGGATTGCCGGCCGAGTCGACGATGGTGATGTTGTCTGTCGAGAAACGGATCGGCAGCACCCCGTCGACTGTCAGGGTGACATCTTTCGCGGCGAAGCTCCCGACGCTGACAGTCCCGAAGTCAGCCGAGGTTCCGCCACCCGAGGTCGTCGCCGTGAAATGGGCGGGGTCAGTCGCAGTGGGGGTTCCCTTGAACCGGAGGGTGAGCAGCCGCATATCTCCGGTCACCTGGTCCGTCGCGAAGAGAACGACAGGGACATCTGACGGCATTCCGACGGCCGGCACCGTGTAAGTCACCGTGAAGGTCGCATGACCGGTGGGTGCAATGACGGTGGTGTTGGTGAACGAAATGGCTGATGCGGCGAAAGGGGCCGACAGGGTCCGCAGAGTGGGCGCCTCGATCGTGATGTCATCGTCTCCGGAATTGAGCAGTGCAAAAGTCCTTGTCTGCACAGTTCCTGTTTTTTGGAATCCGAAATCGGGGTCGCCTGACGAAACTACGAAGTCTAACGGAACAGCGTTGGCGGGGGCAGCAGTCACGCCGCCGACGAAGGCGAAAGCCCCGAGCACGGCGAGAGCGCCGAGGGCCCGTCGGCCGAAACCGGACAAAGAGGTGTGGGCGCGCAGGGTCATCGTTTCTCAGCTCTCGTAGAGGTAGTGATCACCCTCAGATTAGCCAATAGTCGATAAAAACTCAAACATGACCGCACGGGTCAGACCGCGCGGTCCTCCAGCCCCCAGGGCTGGCCGTAGCCGCCCTCCTCGACCGGCAGCGCCATCAGCTCGAGGAACGGCAGCGCGTCGAACGCCTCCGGGCCGAGCACGCCCACCCCGCCCCACACCCCGAGCGACAGCAGCTCCAGCGCGATCACGGGGTTCAGCGCCGTCTGCCAGACGACGCACTGGGACTCGTATTCGCGCATCGTCCACTCATTGTCGGCCACGTGGTAGAGGTACACCTCCCGCGGGAACCCGTCGAGCCCCGTACCGGTGACCCAGACTCCCGCGCAGGTCTTGCCGGTCATCCGGGGACCGAGCGTTGCAGGGTCGGGCAGCCCGGCCGCCACGACGTCGCGTGGTGCAACTGCCACAGGGCCGGCAGCCGACCGCACCGTCAGCGGCGCGGTCTTGTCGAGGCCGAGCTGGTGCAGCGTCTTCAGGATGGAGATGAACTCGTTGCCGAGCCCGTACTTGAAGGTCACCCGCTTCGCGTCGACCCAGCGCGGCATCAGCAGCACCTCTTCGTGCTCCACGTTCACGCACTCGACGGGCCCGATGCCGTCGGGGAAGTCGAAGACCTCCGGTTCACTGAACGGCGCGGTCGTGAACCAGCCACGCTCCTTCTCCCACACCACGGGCGGGTTCAGGCACTCCTCGATGGTCGTCCAGATGCTGAACGAGGGCGCGAAGATCTCGGCTCCCGACTCGTCGCGCACAACGAGGTTGGCCCCGTCGCGGGTGCCGAGTTCGTCGATCTCACTGAACAGGTGGTCCGCGGCGTAGCGGGCGAACACATCGGAGAGCCCGGGCTCGACCCCCATGCCGACGAGCGCGAGCGTGCCCGCCTTCTCCCAGTCGGCGGCCTGGGCGAACTGGTCGTCGCCGAGCTTGATCCCGGTCTCCTCGTGGGGGTTGGTGGGATGCGGCTCGGAGAGGCTCATCGCCATGTCGAGGTAGTTGGCGCCGGCCGCGAGAGCCCCGGCGAAGATGGTGGGCACGAAGCGCGGCTCGACAGCGTTCATGACGTGGGTCGCGCCGTGCCGCCGTGCGACCTCCTCGACGCTTGCGGCGTCGGAGGCATCGATCCGGTCGGCGAGGAACCGGCGGGCGACCTCCGGGCCGTGCTTCGCCTGGATCCACGACACCGTGGACTCCGCCCTCGTGAGGTCGTAGTCCGTCACCACCACAACGTCGAAGAAGGTGCGGCGGGCCGCGATCTTCGCAATCGAATCCCCGACACCACCGGCACCCACGAGCAGAATCTTCATGGCGAGAGACTACCGCGAGCGGTGGATGCTCGGCAGCACCCCGCGTCAGAACACGGTGCCCGCGGGGTCGGCCAGCAGGTCGGCGAACACCAGTTCCGCCGCGCCCGTGGTCAGCAACCTCGACCGCAGCTGCGCGCGTTCGAGGCGAACCGGTTCGGCAAGCCCCGCGACCGAGGCTGCGTCGACGGAGGCGCGAAGCCGCGAAGGATCGGCCTCGTACAGCGACCCGAGGAATCCGCCCAGGATGATCGACTCCGGATTGAACACGCTGACGAAGGTGCCGATGGCGAGCGCCAGCACGTCGAGTTGGCGCTCGATCTCGGGGCGGGCATCCGGAACCGCGGCGATCAGCGCATCGACCTCGTCGAGCCCGGCCGTCTCACGCCCCAGCACTTCCAGCAGACGCCCGAGGTTGACCTCGGTCTCCAGGCAGCCGCGCTTGCCGCAGTGGCACCGGATGCCCGAGCTGTTCACCAGCGTGTGGCCGAGTTCTGCGGCGTACCCCTGGCGGCCGCGGAGCATCACTCCGCCCGCGAGAACCCCTCCCCCGATGCCGCTCGCACTGCCGTTGAGGTAGACGAGGTCCTGCACGCCGCGGCCGGCGCCGAAGAGGCTCTCGGCGACGGTCGCGAGCGCAGCGTCGTTGGCCACCGTGGCGGGGAGGCCGAGCGCGTCGGCGAACGGCCGGGCGACCGGTTCGTCCCGCCAGCCGAGGTGCGGGGCGAGCGCGACGACGCCTTCCCGGGAGTCGACGAGCCCGGGCACGGCGATCCCGACGCCCACCACCCGGTAGCCCGCGAGCTCGTCACGCAGACCGTCGAGCACCTCCTGCACGATCCGGATGCTCGCCCCGACCGTCGGTACGGCATCCGTCTCCCGGCGGACGAGATGGTGGAGCACACCGCCGAGCCCTACGACACCGACCGTGACCGCGTCGATGTCGGGGTTGACGGTGATCGCGACGACATTCGCGTTCGCGTTCACGATCGGGCTAGGCCGGCCCACCCGACCGGAGTCGGCCGGCTCCGTCTCGAAGGCGAGACCGAGCTCGGTGAGCTCGACGACGAGGGCGCCCGTGGTCGACCTGTTCAGGGCGGAGAGACCGGTGAGCTGCGCCCTGGCCTGGGGGCCGCCGTGGTGCAGGAAGGTCAGGATGGTCGAGAGGTTGTGGCGGCGGGTCTGGTCATTGCTGTTGCCGACGCCGGCGGACAGGCGCCGCGGTGTGTTCGCGAGAACCACGTGACCTCCCGGGATCGATGTCAGGAAAACAGTGTGCCAGCCCTTTGACAGAAGCCCTGCATCCGCAATATGTTGTCCGTGGTAACTTTTTATCACGGACGTCGACCGAACACCACGTCCGCCTCACCAACGATGCTGACTGGAGCACCCCTTATGTCCCTGACGCCCACCCGCGCTGACAAATTCTCTTTCGGACTCTGGACGATCGGCTACAACGGCTCCGACCCCTTCGGCGGCCCGACCCGGTCACACCTCGACGTCGTCGAGGCCGTCGAGCGCCTGAGTGAGCTCGGCGCCTACGGGCTCACGTTCCACGACGACGACCTGTTCGACTTCGGCTCGACCGACGCCGAGCGCCAGACCCAGATCGACCGATTGAAGGGCGCTCTCGCGAGCACCGGGCTCGAAGTGCCGATGGTCACCACGAACCTGTTCAGCGCGCCGGTCTTCAAAGACGGCGGTTTCACCTCGAACGACCGGGCCGTGCGCCGGTTCGCGCTCCGCAAGGTTTTGCGCAACCTCGACCTCGCCGCAGAGCTCGGCGCGAAGACGTTCGTCATGTGGGGCGGCCGTGAGGGCGCCGAGTACGACGCTGCGAAAGACATCCGCTCGGCGCTGGAACGTTACCGCGAGGCGGTGAACCTGCTGGGCGACTACGTCACCGACAAGGGCTACGACATCCGGTTCGCGATCGAGCCGAAGCCGAACGAGCCCCGCGGCGACATCCTGCTGCCGACGGTCGGCCACGCGATGGCGTTCATCCAGACCCTCGAGCGCCCCGAGCTCGTCGGCGTGAACCCCGAAGTCGGTCACGAGCAGATGGCCGGCCTGAACTTCGCCGCCGGCATCGCGCAGGCGCTCTACCAGGGCAAGCTCTTCCACATCGACCTCAACGGCCAGCGCGGCATCAAGTACGACCAGGACCTGGTGTTCGGCCACGGCGACCTCTACAACGCGTTCGCCCTGGTCGACCTGCTCGAGAACGGCTCGCCCGAAGGCGGCCCGGTCTACGACGGACCCCGCCACTTCGACTACAAGCCGTCGCGTACCGAAGACATCACGGGCGTCTGGGACTCGGCTGCGGCGAACATGCGCACCTACCTCCTGCTCAAGGAGCGGGCTGCGGCGTTCCGCGCCGACCCCGAGGTGCAGGAGGCCCTGGCCGCGTCCCGCGTGCCGGAACTGGCCGAGCCCACCCTCAACCCGGGTGAGACCTACACCGACCTCCTCGCCGACCGCAGCGCCTACGAGGACTTCGACCCGACGCCGTACTTCGACGGTAAGGGCTTCGGCTTCGTGCGCCTCAACCAGCTGGCGCTCGAGCACCTCACCGGCGCGCGCTGACCATGACGCTGGTCGCCGGGGTCGACTCGTCGACCCAGAGCTGCAAGATCGTCATCCGGGATGCCGAGACGGGCGCGTTCGTCCGAAGTGGGCGCGCCTCGCACCCCGACGGCACAGAGGTCGACCCGGCCGCGTGGTGGAACGCCCTTCTGGCGGCGATCCGTGACGCGGGCGGACTCGACGATGTCGCCGCGATCTCGATCGGCGGCCAGCAGCACGGCATGGTCGTTCTGGATGCCCGGGGCCGCGTCATCCGCGACGCCCTGCTCTGGAACGACACCCGGAGCGCCCAAGCCGCGATCGACCTGCTCGCCGAGGTCGGGGCCGATGGCCCCGACGGGTACGCCGCGCGCGTCGGCGCACTGCCGGTGGCCTCGTTCACCGCCACGAAACTGCGCTGGCTCCGCGATGCCGAACCCGCGAACGCGGAGCGCGTCGCCGCGGTCGCCCTGCCTCACGACTGGCTCACCTGGCGCCTGCTCGGCTACGGGCCGGCCGACGAGAGCCCGCTGGGCCCGGAGTTGGATGCCCTCGCCACCGATCGCTCGGATGCGAGCGGCACCTCGTACTGGAGCCCGGCGGCGGAAGCCTACGACCTCGACCTCTTCGAGCGGGCCCTCGGCCGTCCCGGGGTCGAGGCGGTCGGGGTGGCGGAGGCCGAGCTCGAGGAAGAACTGACCGAGGTGGTCGGTGAGGGCGGAACCAACTCCGACGCCGGCGATCCCGCACCCGGCGCGCCGGTCATCCTCCCTCGCGTCGTACCGACGGGACACATCGTCGGCACCACTGTGGCGCACGGCGGCGACGGGGCTTACGCCGACCCCGGGCATCCGGATACCACCGGGATCACGGGATCGATCCCCGCGGGCATCCTCGTGGGTGCGGGCATGGGCGACAACGCGGGTGCCGCACTCGGGCTCGACGCCCGGCCCGGCGACGTCGTGATCAGCATCGGAACCTCCGGCACCGCCTTCGCCGTCACCGATCATCCGGTCGCCGACCTGACCGGAACCGTGGCCGGCTTCGCCGATGCCGCCGGCGGTTACCTGCCGATCGTCGTGACACTGAACGCTGCACGGATCCTGTCTTCGATCAGCGAACTGCTGAGCGTCGACTACGACGAATTCGCCCGCCTCGCGCTGGCGGCGGCACCCGGGGCAGGAGGCGCCGTTCTCGTTCCCTACTTCGAAGGAGAGCGCACCCCCAACCTCCCCCACGCCACCGCCACGCTGGCCGGTCTCACGATCGCGTCGGCCAGTAGGGAGAACCTGGCGCGAGCCGCGATCGAAG
Above is a genomic segment from Subtercola boreus containing:
- a CDS encoding saccharopine dehydrogenase family protein, with the protein product MKILLVGAGGVGDSIAKIAARRTFFDVVVVTDYDLTRAESTVSWIQAKHGPEVARRFLADRIDASDAASVEEVARRHGATHVMNAVEPRFVPTIFAGALAAGANYLDMAMSLSEPHPTNPHEETGIKLGDDQFAQAADWEKAGTLALVGMGVEPGLSDVFARYAADHLFSEIDELGTRDGANLVVRDESGAEIFAPSFSIWTTIEECLNPPVVWEKERGWFTTAPFSEPEVFDFPDGIGPVECVNVEHEEVLLMPRWVDAKRVTFKYGLGNEFISILKTLHQLGLDKTAPLTVRSAAGPVAVAPRDVVAAGLPDPATLGPRMTGKTCAGVWVTGTGLDGFPREVYLYHVADNEWTMREYESQCVVWQTALNPVIALELLSLGVWGGVGVLGPEAFDALPFLELMALPVEEGGYGQPWGLEDRAV
- a CDS encoding FGGY family carbohydrate kinase gives rise to the protein MTLVAGVDSSTQSCKIVIRDAETGAFVRSGRASHPDGTEVDPAAWWNALLAAIRDAGGLDDVAAISIGGQQHGMVVLDARGRVIRDALLWNDTRSAQAAIDLLAEVGADGPDGYAARVGALPVASFTATKLRWLRDAEPANAERVAAVALPHDWLTWRLLGYGPADESPLGPELDALATDRSDASGTSYWSPAAEAYDLDLFERALGRPGVEAVGVAEAELEEELTEVVGEGGTNSDAGDPAPGAPVILPRVVPTGHIVGTTVAHGGDGAYADPGHPDTTGITGSIPAGILVGAGMGDNAGAALGLDARPGDVVISIGTSGTAFAVTDHPVADLTGTVAGFADAAGGYLPIVVTLNAARILSSISELLSVDYDEFARLALAAAPGAGGAVLVPYFEGERTPNLPHATATLAGLTIASASRENLARAAIEGMLCGLADGVGAIRSLGVETERLLLVGGAAQNAAVQTVAAQVFDVPVSVPTPGEYVADGAARQAAWTLTGSRPTWPVTFVAELAVDTVPQISEQYRRAQALGSTPRA
- the xylA gene encoding xylose isomerase — translated: MSLTPTRADKFSFGLWTIGYNGSDPFGGPTRSHLDVVEAVERLSELGAYGLTFHDDDLFDFGSTDAERQTQIDRLKGALASTGLEVPMVTTNLFSAPVFKDGGFTSNDRAVRRFALRKVLRNLDLAAELGAKTFVMWGGREGAEYDAAKDIRSALERYREAVNLLGDYVTDKGYDIRFAIEPKPNEPRGDILLPTVGHAMAFIQTLERPELVGVNPEVGHEQMAGLNFAAGIAQALYQGKLFHIDLNGQRGIKYDQDLVFGHGDLYNAFALVDLLENGSPEGGPVYDGPRHFDYKPSRTEDITGVWDSAAANMRTYLLLKERAAAFRADPEVQEALAASRVPELAEPTLNPGETYTDLLADRSAYEDFDPTPYFDGKGFGFVRLNQLALEHLTGAR
- a CDS encoding ROK family protein, with protein sequence MVLANTPRRLSAGVGNSNDQTRRHNLSTILTFLHHGGPQARAQLTGLSALNRSTTGALVVELTELGLAFETEPADSGRVGRPSPIVNANANVVAITVNPDIDAVTVGVVGLGGVLHHLVRRETDAVPTVGASIRIVQEVLDGLRDELAGYRVVGVGIAVPGLVDSREGVVALAPHLGWRDEPVARPFADALGLPATVANDAALATVAESLFGAGRGVQDLVYLNGSASGIGGGVLAGGVMLRGRQGYAAELGHTLVNSSGIRCHCGKRGCLETEVNLGRLLEVLGRETAGLDEVDALIAAVPDARPEIERQLDVLALAIGTFVSVFNPESIILGGFLGSLYEADPSRLRASVDAASVAGLAEPVRLERAQLRSRLLTTGAAELVFADLLADPAGTVF